The following are from one region of the Tachysurus fulvidraco isolate hzauxx_2018 chromosome 24, HZAU_PFXX_2.0, whole genome shotgun sequence genome:
- the brd4 gene encoding bromodomain-containing protein 4 isoform X8, translating to MDYRMHSKSNDLLDFQTLDALLEKIAHYSAAVKRDPSEECNGIGGTLPAEAAPGSRLNEWCPVAPPPQPLPPPPPPPAPVPSLHLISMGDGLDAAPMSGSSSSSSQGQPQPQSQASHSSNPCPPEIANAARPKRQTNQLQYLSKVVLKTLWKHHFSWPFHAPVDAVKLNLPDYYKIIKNPMDMGTIRKRLENSFYWNAHECIQDFNTMFTNCYIYNKPGDDIVLMAEALEKLFLQKISEMPQEENEIAVMTPKGRGRGRRDPGLNLKPPGPGRDSPTTPQTRGISNHGAGPQTRGPVPGPPALPPQVALQQALPPRVPPTIPQLGPPFPLAPSDCNPPGTIMTAVPPPTQIALPTMPIQQSPASMLQSIMPKVSPQILKQRKSQKRKADTTTPTANDQLSESSPAESKSGKTLPRRESARPSKQPKKEAPDSQHHLAYTVPVGPHSPKLLEQLRYCAGIVKEMFAKKHASYAWPFYKPVDVETLGLHDYHDIIKHPMDLTTIKDKLDNRQYRDAQEFAADVRLMFSNCYKYNPPDHEVVVMARKLQDVFEMRFAKMPDEPEEVFTPAPAPVLHPAAPVKPQPPIAAPSSSDSSSDSSSESESSTDDSEEERAQRLAELKEQVWKSELKAVHEQLAALSQPQASKPKKKEKDKKEKKKEKHKKKAIPGLDEILEPASALPTPKSKNKNNKDPLPKKTKKPSKKEGIKNNRSVPPPGTAPPTLQPGPGLDPVEELTLGGGPGSASLVPAEKCKPMSYEEKRQLSLDINKLPGDKLGRVVHIIQSREPSLKNSNPDEIEIDFETLKPSTLRELERYVSSCLRKKKKPPEKTMETMSAKPKGSSSDSGSSSESSSSDSEDSESGMTSKLKKRSLYAKDGKKGHHPVIAPGLVQPQMPLQPQAPVLQPTDQLKQQQQQQHPSPAAYMAPQVTALESSQLLENTLDSLPHFGQPLMHIPHHANDSSSPAPPHLNAHTASGPGSPDTHPFLNQHPILPSPALHNAMPQQPSRPSNRAAALPAKPPQPTPPQQPLQLQPQPQQPPPTQHHIPHPLLHPPQPIRQRPLSPPTLTPQGLLSSQPPQLLLEDDEEPMPISQVLYMHQHLQGRQHQQQQQVSLMQSLQARQSQPQSQPSLLQTVQVQSQLPVQSQLPVQTQPQAAPTHQPSPQMPQHAPRHMQQSQSQQQQQQQLAFSQGPVQTTQTQPTQHKVAMAPSKAQQQIIQQQQQQQHPSPRQHKPDPYGTGHLRENPSPLMMHSPQISQYPPVVHQSPPQNIQPKKEPQRGPPALGPLKEEKQPSSPVMRSESFSPPIRQEPHKQPESKTHMPGHGQQRPDMKPLETSRPVIRTSDQSGPPPTMPDKDKFKQEPKTPVAPKKVQDVKLKNMGSWASLAQRSTSVPSSAVKSSSDSFEQFRRVAREKEEREKALKAQAEQAEKDRLRREQEKQRGRDDDDSMEVARRPHEEQRRRSEHQQPQAPPPQQQLQAPPQTPSQQPQTPSATQPSQAPPQSPASSQSALDQHREMARRREQERRRREAMAATIDMNFQSDLMAIFEENLF from the exons AGATCCCAGCGAGGAGTGCAATGGAATCGGCGGCACTCTCCCTGCAGAGGCCGCGCCTGGCTCGAGGCTGAACGAGTGGTGTCCCGTGGCCCCTCCTCCTCAACCTCTACCCCcgcctccacctccacctgccCCGGTGCCCTCGCTCCATCTGATCAGTATGGGTGACGGTCTGGACGCCGCACCGATGTCagggagcagcagcagcagcagtcagGGGCAGCCCCAGCCCCAGTCTCAAGCCTCTCATTCCTCCAACCCCTGTCCCCCGGAGATCGCCAACGCAGCACGGCCGAAGCGCCAGACCAACCAGCTGCAATATCTGTCCAAGGTGGTGCTCAAGACGCTGTGGAAGCACCATTTCTCATGGCCCTTCCATGCTCCTGTAGATGCCGTCAAGCTTAACCTGCCT GACTATTATAAGATCATTAAAAACCCTATGGACATGGGAACAATCAGGAAACGGCTGGAGAACAGTTTCTACTGGAACGCCCACGAATGTATTCAAGACTTCAACACCATGTTTACCAACTGTTACATCTACAACAAG CCAGGGGATGACATAGTCTTAATGGCTGAGGCACTGGAGAAATTGTTCCTCCAGAAGATTTCCGAAATGCCCCAGGAGGAGAACGAGATCGCAGTCATGACTCCTAAGGGCCGTGGTCGTGGCAGGAGGGACCCAG GGTTAAACTTAAAGCCCCCCGGACCTGGCAGAGATTCTCCGACGACCCCTCAGACTCGTGGCATTTCTAATCACGGAGCAGGGCCACAGACTAGGGGACCTGTACCAGGTCCCCCAGCTCTCCCTCCACAGGTGGCTCTGCAGCAAGCTCTACCCCCTCGTGTCCCCCCTACGATACCCCAGCTGGGTCCACCCTTTCCACTCGCCCCTTCAGACTGCAACCCTCCGGGCACCATCATGACCGCGGTGCCTCCCCCGACCCAGATCGCCCTTCCTACCATGCCAATTCAACAGAGTCCTGCCTCGATGCTGCAGAGCATCATGCCCAAAGTGAGTCCTCAGATATTAAAG CAGAGGAAAAGCCAGAAGAGGAAAGCAGACACGACGACCCCCACGGCTAATGACCAGCTGAGCGAGTCTTCTCCCGCAGAGTCCAAGTCAGGAAAGACTCTCCCTCGGCGAGAGAGCGCGCGGCCGTCTAAACAGCCCAAAAAGGAAGCGCCGGATTCCCAGCACCACCTCGCCTACACCGTACCCGTTGGCCCCCACAGCCCCAAACTGCTGGAGCAGCTGCGCTACTGTGCCGGCATCGTGAAGGAGATGTTCGCTAAGAAGCACGCCTCTTACGCCTGGCCTTTCTACAAACCAGTGGACGTGGAGACTCTGGGACTGCACGACTACCACGACATCATCAAACACCCCATGGACCTCACCACCATCAAG GACAAGTTAGACAACAGACAGTACAGAGATGCGCAGGAGTTCGCTGCCGACGTACGGTTAATGTTCTCCAACTGCTACAAATACAACCCTCCGGATCACGAGGTCGTGGTGATGGCGCGCAAGCTGCAG GACGTGTTTGAGATGAGGTTTGCTAAGATGCCCGATGAGCCCGAGGAAGTCTTTACACCCGCACCTGCCCCCGTGCTGCACCCCGCGGCCCCGGTGAAGCCTCAGCCGCCCATCGCCGCCCCTTCGTCCTCCGACAGCTCCAGCGACTCGTCGTCTGAATCGGAATCCTCTACCGACGACTCGGAGGAAGAGAGGGCTCAGAGGCTGGCTGAGCTCAAGGAGCAGGTGTGGAAATCAGAG CTCAAGGCGGTCCACGAACAGCTGGCAGCCCTTTCCCAGCCCCAGGCCAGCAAAccaaagaagaaagagaaggacaagaaggaaaaaaagaaggagaagcaCAAAAAGAAAGCCATCCCCGGACTGGACGAGATCCTGGAGCCAGCTTCGGCTCTCCCGACACCCAAGagcaagaacaagaacaacaagGATCCTCTGCCCAAGAAGACCAAGAAGCCAAG TAAGAAGGAGGGCATAAAGAACAACCGCTCAGTTCCTCCCCCAGGGACAGCGCCCCCCACCCTGCAGCCAGGGCCTGGCCTCGACCCTGTGGAAGAGCTGACTCTGGGAGGAGGACCAGGATCCGCAAGCTTGGTGCCGGCCGAGAAGTGTAAGCCCATGTCATACGAGGAGAAGAGGCAGCTGAGCCTCGACATCAATAAGCTGCCTGGGGACAAGCTGGGCCGCGTGGTCCACATCATTCAATCCCGCGAGCCTTCGCTCAAAAACTCCAACCCGGACGAGATCGAGATCGACTTTGAGACGCTAAAACCTTCCACGCTGCGCGAGCTGGAGAGATACGTTTCATCCTGTCTCCgcaagaagaagaaacctcCAG AAAAAACCATGGAGACAATGAGCGCTAAGCCAAAAGGCTCATCTTCAGACTCGGGCAGCAGCAGCGAGTCGAGCTCTTCTGACAGCGAGGATTCCGAGTCAG GAATGACCTCTAAATTGAAGAAGAGAAGTCTTTATGCTAAAGATGGAAAGAAAGGCCACCACCCTGTGATCGCACCAGGTCTGGTCCAGCCTCAGATGCCCCTTCAGCCCCAGGCACCGGTCTTACAGCCCACTGATCAGttaaagcagcagcagcagcagcaacatcCTTCTCCTGCAGCGTACATGGCTCCTCAGGTCACGGCGCTGGAGTCGTCTCAGCTTCTTGAGAACACGCTCGACTCTTTGCCCCACTTCGGACAGCCCCTCATGCACATACCCCACCACGCTAACGACTCGTCCTCTCCAGCCCCGCCTCACCTCAACGCTCACACAGCAAGTGGCCCCGGGTCACCCGACACACACCCATTCTTAAACCAGCACCCCATCCTCCCATCCCCAG CACTGCACAACGCTATGCCTCAGCAACCTTCACGTCCCAGCAACAGAGCGGCGGCGCTCCCCGCCAAACCTCCGCAGCCTACGCCTCCCCAGCAGCCCCTGCAGCTCCAGCCCCAGCCCCAGCAGCCTCCTCCAACCCAGCATCATATCCCTCACCCCCTCCTGCACCCTCCTCAGCCCATCCGCCAAAGGCCACTGTCTCCTCCTACGCTCACCCCACAGGGCCTGCTCTCCTCACAGCCTCCTCAGTTGCTGCTGGAGGATGACGAGGAACCCATGCCCATCTCGCAGGTCCTCTACATGCATCAACACTTGCAGGGTCGgcagcatcagcagcagcaacaggTGTCGCTCATGCAGTCGCTCCAGGCTCGTCAGTCACAGCCGCAGAGCCAACCGTCCCTGCTACAGACTGTTCAGGTACAGTCACAGCTGCCTGTGCAGTCACAGCTGCCTGTCCAGACTCAGCCCCAAGCCGCTCCAACGCACCAGCCTTCGCCGCAGATGCCCCAGCATGCACCTAGACACATGCAGCAATCACAGagccaacagcagcagcaacagcagctgGCTTTCTCACAAGGTCCAGTGCAGACCACGCAGACGCAGCCGACGCAGCACAAGGTGGCCATGGCTCCCAGTAAAGCGCAGCAGCAGATTattcagcagcagcaacagcagcagcatccTTCTCCACGTCAACACAAACCTGATCCTTACGGCACAG GGCACCTGAGAGAAAACCCCTCTCCTCTTATGATGCATTCCCCTCAGATTTCCCAGTATCCTCCTGTAGTCCATCAGTCTCCTCCGCAAAACATCCAGCCCAAAAAA GAGCCGCAGCGAGGGCCGCCAGCTCTCGGACCTCTCAAGGAGGAGAAGCAGCCGTCCTCGCCTGTGATGAGGAGCGAGTCCTTCAGCCCACCCATACGACAGGAACCACACAAACAGCCAGAGAGCAAGACACACATGCCCGGCCATGGGCAGCAGA GGCCAGACATGAAGCCTCTGGAGACTTCTCGTCCCGTGATCCGCACCTCAGACCAGAGCGGTCCACCGCCCACAATGCCTGACAAGGACAAGTTCAAACAAGAGCCCAAGACACCTGTGGCTCCCAAAAAGGTACAG GACGTAAAGCTGAAGAACATGGGCTCGTGGGCCAGCCTGGCGCAGAGGTCAACGTCTGTGCCATCATCTGCAGTCAAATCCAGCAGCGACAGCTTCGAGCAGTTCCGTCGTGTAGCAcgggagaaggaggagagggagaaagcGCTGAAGGCTCAGGCAGAGCAGGCTGAGAAGGACCGGCTGCGTAGAGAGCAGGAGAAACAGCG GGGCCGTGACGATGACGATTCGATGGAGGTGGCTCGAAGGCCTCACGAGGAGCAGCGGAGGCGCTCGGAGCACCAGCAGCCCCAGGCTCCTCCGCCGCAACAGCAGCTCCAGGCTCCACCCCAAACACCGAGCCAACAGCCCCAGACGCCGTCCGCCACGCAGCCGTCACAGGCCCCCCCTCAGTCCCCGGCTTCCAGCCAGAGCGCCCTCGACCAGCACAGAGAGATGGCACGCCGCCGTGagcaggagaggaggaggagagaggcg ATGGCAGCTACCATTGATATGAATTTCCAAAGCGATCTGATGGCGATCTTCGAGGAGAACTTGTTTTGA
- the brd4 gene encoding bromodomain-containing protein 4 isoform X9, with protein MDYRMHSKSNDLLDFQTLDALLEKIAHYSAAVKRDPSEECNGIGGTLPAEAAPGSRLNEWCPVAPPPQPLPPPPPPPAPVPSLHLISMGDGLDAAPMSGSSSSSSQGQPQPQSQASHSSNPCPPEIANAARPKRQTNQLQYLSKVVLKTLWKHHFSWPFHAPVDAVKLNLPDYYKIIKNPMDMGTIRKRLENSFYWNAHECIQDFNTMFTNCYIYNKPGDDIVLMAEALEKLFLQKISEMPQEENEIAVMTPKGRGRGRRDPGLNLKPPGPGRDSPTTPQTRGISNHGAGPQTRGPVPGPPALPPQVALQQALPPRVPPTIPQLGPPFPLAPSDCNPPGTIMTAVPPPTQIALPTMPIQQSPASMLQSIMPKQRKSQKRKADTTTPTANDQLSESSPAESKSGKTLPRRESARPSKQPKKEAPDSQHHLAYTVPVGPHSPKLLEQLRYCAGIVKEMFAKKHASYAWPFYKPVDVETLGLHDYHDIIKHPMDLTTIKDKLDNRQYRDAQEFAADVRLMFSNCYKYNPPDHEVVVMARKLQDVFEMRFAKMPDEPEEVFTPAPAPVLHPAAPVKPQPPIAAPSSSDSSSDSSSESESSTDDSEEERAQRLAELKEQLKAVHEQLAALSQPQASKPKKKEKDKKEKKKEKHKKKAIPGLDEILEPASALPTPKSKNKNNKDPLPKKTKKPSKKEGIKNNRSVPPPGTAPPTLQPGPGLDPVEELTLGGGPGSASLVPAEKCKPMSYEEKRQLSLDINKLPGDKLGRVVHIIQSREPSLKNSNPDEIEIDFETLKPSTLRELERYVSSCLRKKKKPPEKTMETMSAKPKGSSSDSGSSSESSSSDSEDSESGMTSKLKKRSLYAKDGKKGHHPVIAPGLVQPQMPLQPQAPVLQPTDQLKQQQQQQHPSPAAYMAPQVTALESSQLLENTLDSLPHFGQPLMHIPHHANDSSSPAPPHLNAHTASGPGSPDTHPFLNQHPILPSPALHNAMPQQPSRPSNRAAALPAKPPQPTPPQQPLQLQPQPQQPPPTQHHIPHPLLHPPQPIRQRPLSPPTLTPQGLLSSQPPQLLLEDDEEPMPISQVLYMHQHLQGRQHQQQQQVSLMQSLQARQSQPQSQPSLLQTVQVQSQLPVQSQLPVQTQPQAAPTHQPSPQMPQHAPRHMQQSQSQQQQQQQLAFSQGPVQTTQTQPTQHKVAMAPSKAQQQIIQQQQQQQHPSPRQHKPDPYGTGHLRENPSPLMMHSPQISQYPPVVHQSPPQNIQPKKEPQRGPPALGPLKEEKQPSSPVMRSESFSPPIRQEPHKQPESKTHMPGHGQQRPDMKPLETSRPVIRTSDQSGPPPTMPDKDKFKQEPKTPVAPKKVQDVKLKNMGSWASLAQRSTSVPSSAVKSSSDSFEQFRRVAREKEEREKALKAQAEQAEKDRLRREQEKQRGRDDDDSMEVARRPHEEQRRRSEHQQPQAPPPQQQLQAPPQTPSQQPQTPSATQPSQAPPQSPASSQSALDQHREMARRREQERRRREAMAATIDMNFQSDLMAIFEENLF; from the exons AGATCCCAGCGAGGAGTGCAATGGAATCGGCGGCACTCTCCCTGCAGAGGCCGCGCCTGGCTCGAGGCTGAACGAGTGGTGTCCCGTGGCCCCTCCTCCTCAACCTCTACCCCcgcctccacctccacctgccCCGGTGCCCTCGCTCCATCTGATCAGTATGGGTGACGGTCTGGACGCCGCACCGATGTCagggagcagcagcagcagcagtcagGGGCAGCCCCAGCCCCAGTCTCAAGCCTCTCATTCCTCCAACCCCTGTCCCCCGGAGATCGCCAACGCAGCACGGCCGAAGCGCCAGACCAACCAGCTGCAATATCTGTCCAAGGTGGTGCTCAAGACGCTGTGGAAGCACCATTTCTCATGGCCCTTCCATGCTCCTGTAGATGCCGTCAAGCTTAACCTGCCT GACTATTATAAGATCATTAAAAACCCTATGGACATGGGAACAATCAGGAAACGGCTGGAGAACAGTTTCTACTGGAACGCCCACGAATGTATTCAAGACTTCAACACCATGTTTACCAACTGTTACATCTACAACAAG CCAGGGGATGACATAGTCTTAATGGCTGAGGCACTGGAGAAATTGTTCCTCCAGAAGATTTCCGAAATGCCCCAGGAGGAGAACGAGATCGCAGTCATGACTCCTAAGGGCCGTGGTCGTGGCAGGAGGGACCCAG GGTTAAACTTAAAGCCCCCCGGACCTGGCAGAGATTCTCCGACGACCCCTCAGACTCGTGGCATTTCTAATCACGGAGCAGGGCCACAGACTAGGGGACCTGTACCAGGTCCCCCAGCTCTCCCTCCACAGGTGGCTCTGCAGCAAGCTCTACCCCCTCGTGTCCCCCCTACGATACCCCAGCTGGGTCCACCCTTTCCACTCGCCCCTTCAGACTGCAACCCTCCGGGCACCATCATGACCGCGGTGCCTCCCCCGACCCAGATCGCCCTTCCTACCATGCCAATTCAACAGAGTCCTGCCTCGATGCTGCAGAGCATCATGCCCAAA CAGAGGAAAAGCCAGAAGAGGAAAGCAGACACGACGACCCCCACGGCTAATGACCAGCTGAGCGAGTCTTCTCCCGCAGAGTCCAAGTCAGGAAAGACTCTCCCTCGGCGAGAGAGCGCGCGGCCGTCTAAACAGCCCAAAAAGGAAGCGCCGGATTCCCAGCACCACCTCGCCTACACCGTACCCGTTGGCCCCCACAGCCCCAAACTGCTGGAGCAGCTGCGCTACTGTGCCGGCATCGTGAAGGAGATGTTCGCTAAGAAGCACGCCTCTTACGCCTGGCCTTTCTACAAACCAGTGGACGTGGAGACTCTGGGACTGCACGACTACCACGACATCATCAAACACCCCATGGACCTCACCACCATCAAG GACAAGTTAGACAACAGACAGTACAGAGATGCGCAGGAGTTCGCTGCCGACGTACGGTTAATGTTCTCCAACTGCTACAAATACAACCCTCCGGATCACGAGGTCGTGGTGATGGCGCGCAAGCTGCAG GACGTGTTTGAGATGAGGTTTGCTAAGATGCCCGATGAGCCCGAGGAAGTCTTTACACCCGCACCTGCCCCCGTGCTGCACCCCGCGGCCCCGGTGAAGCCTCAGCCGCCCATCGCCGCCCCTTCGTCCTCCGACAGCTCCAGCGACTCGTCGTCTGAATCGGAATCCTCTACCGACGACTCGGAGGAAGAGAGGGCTCAGAGGCTGGCTGAGCTCAAGGAGCAG CTCAAGGCGGTCCACGAACAGCTGGCAGCCCTTTCCCAGCCCCAGGCCAGCAAAccaaagaagaaagagaaggacaagaaggaaaaaaagaaggagaagcaCAAAAAGAAAGCCATCCCCGGACTGGACGAGATCCTGGAGCCAGCTTCGGCTCTCCCGACACCCAAGagcaagaacaagaacaacaagGATCCTCTGCCCAAGAAGACCAAGAAGCCAAG TAAGAAGGAGGGCATAAAGAACAACCGCTCAGTTCCTCCCCCAGGGACAGCGCCCCCCACCCTGCAGCCAGGGCCTGGCCTCGACCCTGTGGAAGAGCTGACTCTGGGAGGAGGACCAGGATCCGCAAGCTTGGTGCCGGCCGAGAAGTGTAAGCCCATGTCATACGAGGAGAAGAGGCAGCTGAGCCTCGACATCAATAAGCTGCCTGGGGACAAGCTGGGCCGCGTGGTCCACATCATTCAATCCCGCGAGCCTTCGCTCAAAAACTCCAACCCGGACGAGATCGAGATCGACTTTGAGACGCTAAAACCTTCCACGCTGCGCGAGCTGGAGAGATACGTTTCATCCTGTCTCCgcaagaagaagaaacctcCAG AAAAAACCATGGAGACAATGAGCGCTAAGCCAAAAGGCTCATCTTCAGACTCGGGCAGCAGCAGCGAGTCGAGCTCTTCTGACAGCGAGGATTCCGAGTCAG GAATGACCTCTAAATTGAAGAAGAGAAGTCTTTATGCTAAAGATGGAAAGAAAGGCCACCACCCTGTGATCGCACCAGGTCTGGTCCAGCCTCAGATGCCCCTTCAGCCCCAGGCACCGGTCTTACAGCCCACTGATCAGttaaagcagcagcagcagcagcaacatcCTTCTCCTGCAGCGTACATGGCTCCTCAGGTCACGGCGCTGGAGTCGTCTCAGCTTCTTGAGAACACGCTCGACTCTTTGCCCCACTTCGGACAGCCCCTCATGCACATACCCCACCACGCTAACGACTCGTCCTCTCCAGCCCCGCCTCACCTCAACGCTCACACAGCAAGTGGCCCCGGGTCACCCGACACACACCCATTCTTAAACCAGCACCCCATCCTCCCATCCCCAG CACTGCACAACGCTATGCCTCAGCAACCTTCACGTCCCAGCAACAGAGCGGCGGCGCTCCCCGCCAAACCTCCGCAGCCTACGCCTCCCCAGCAGCCCCTGCAGCTCCAGCCCCAGCCCCAGCAGCCTCCTCCAACCCAGCATCATATCCCTCACCCCCTCCTGCACCCTCCTCAGCCCATCCGCCAAAGGCCACTGTCTCCTCCTACGCTCACCCCACAGGGCCTGCTCTCCTCACAGCCTCCTCAGTTGCTGCTGGAGGATGACGAGGAACCCATGCCCATCTCGCAGGTCCTCTACATGCATCAACACTTGCAGGGTCGgcagcatcagcagcagcaacaggTGTCGCTCATGCAGTCGCTCCAGGCTCGTCAGTCACAGCCGCAGAGCCAACCGTCCCTGCTACAGACTGTTCAGGTACAGTCACAGCTGCCTGTGCAGTCACAGCTGCCTGTCCAGACTCAGCCCCAAGCCGCTCCAACGCACCAGCCTTCGCCGCAGATGCCCCAGCATGCACCTAGACACATGCAGCAATCACAGagccaacagcagcagcaacagcagctgGCTTTCTCACAAGGTCCAGTGCAGACCACGCAGACGCAGCCGACGCAGCACAAGGTGGCCATGGCTCCCAGTAAAGCGCAGCAGCAGATTattcagcagcagcaacagcagcagcatccTTCTCCACGTCAACACAAACCTGATCCTTACGGCACAG GGCACCTGAGAGAAAACCCCTCTCCTCTTATGATGCATTCCCCTCAGATTTCCCAGTATCCTCCTGTAGTCCATCAGTCTCCTCCGCAAAACATCCAGCCCAAAAAA GAGCCGCAGCGAGGGCCGCCAGCTCTCGGACCTCTCAAGGAGGAGAAGCAGCCGTCCTCGCCTGTGATGAGGAGCGAGTCCTTCAGCCCACCCATACGACAGGAACCACACAAACAGCCAGAGAGCAAGACACACATGCCCGGCCATGGGCAGCAGA GGCCAGACATGAAGCCTCTGGAGACTTCTCGTCCCGTGATCCGCACCTCAGACCAGAGCGGTCCACCGCCCACAATGCCTGACAAGGACAAGTTCAAACAAGAGCCCAAGACACCTGTGGCTCCCAAAAAGGTACAG GACGTAAAGCTGAAGAACATGGGCTCGTGGGCCAGCCTGGCGCAGAGGTCAACGTCTGTGCCATCATCTGCAGTCAAATCCAGCAGCGACAGCTTCGAGCAGTTCCGTCGTGTAGCAcgggagaaggaggagagggagaaagcGCTGAAGGCTCAGGCAGAGCAGGCTGAGAAGGACCGGCTGCGTAGAGAGCAGGAGAAACAGCG GGGCCGTGACGATGACGATTCGATGGAGGTGGCTCGAAGGCCTCACGAGGAGCAGCGGAGGCGCTCGGAGCACCAGCAGCCCCAGGCTCCTCCGCCGCAACAGCAGCTCCAGGCTCCACCCCAAACACCGAGCCAACAGCCCCAGACGCCGTCCGCCACGCAGCCGTCACAGGCCCCCCCTCAGTCCCCGGCTTCCAGCCAGAGCGCCCTCGACCAGCACAGAGAGATGGCACGCCGCCGTGagcaggagaggaggaggagagaggcg ATGGCAGCTACCATTGATATGAATTTCCAAAGCGATCTGATGGCGATCTTCGAGGAGAACTTGTTTTGA